Proteins encoded within one genomic window of Aquarana catesbeiana isolate 2022-GZ linkage group LG03, ASM4218655v1, whole genome shotgun sequence:
- the POP7 gene encoding ribonuclease P protein subunit p20, with amino-acid sequence MAEQTSRPERIPHRRRPAARPPRSANDIYVNTKTDFRAQLARCRRLLGAGGQKEVRVHGLGLAIGRAINLALQLQLSAPEALMISASTSTVELTDDLEPEGGEDAEPGTRSRNNSAIHIRVYRAEEE; translated from the coding sequence ATGGCGGAGCAGACTTCTCGTCCTGAGCGCATCCCTCACCGACGCCGGCCAGCCGCCCGGCCACCTCGCAGTGCTAATGACATTTATGTGAACACAAAGACTGACTTCCGCGCCCAGCTGGCTCGATGCCGCCGTCTCCTGGGCGCCGGGGGTCAGAAGGAGGTGAGGGTTCACGGACTGGGCCTCGCCATCGGCCGGGCCATTAACCTGGCGCTACAACTTCAGCTGTCGGCGCCCGAGGCCCTCATGATCTCTGCCAGTACGTCTACCGTGGAGCTGACTGACGACTTGGAGCCCGAGGGAGGAGAAGACGCAGAGCCGGGCACCCGGAGCAGGAACAATTCCGCCATCCACATCCGTGTGTACCGAGCGGAGGAGGAGTGA